In a single window of the Cucumis melo cultivar AY chromosome 11, USDA_Cmelo_AY_1.0, whole genome shotgun sequence genome:
- the LOC103497985 gene encoding UDP-D-apiose/UDP-D-xylose synthase 2 isoform X2, which produces MASSNRVDLGGNPIKPITICMIGAGGFIGSHLCEKLMAETPHKVLALDVYNDKIKHLLEPDTLPWADRIQFHRLNIKNDSRLESLIRMADLTINLAAICTPADYNTRPLDTIYSNFIDAIPVVKYCSGNNKRLIHFSTCEVYGKTIGSFLPKDSPLRQDPSYYVLSEDTSPCIFGPIEKQRWSYACAKQLIERLIYAEGAENGLDFTIVRPFNWIGPRMDFIPGIDGPSEGVPRVLACFSNNLLRREPLKLVDGGQSQRTFVYIKDAIEAVLLMIENPSRSNGQIFNVGNPNNEVTVKQLAEMMTEVYAKVSGEPSLETPTIDISSEEFYGVGYDDSDKRIPDMTIINRQLGWNPKTSLWDLLESTLTYQHRTYAEAIKQATAKPAASS; this is translated from the exons ATGGCGTCCAGTAACAGAGTAGATCTAGGCGGTAACCCCATTAAGCCAATCACCATTTGCATGATTGGTGCTGGTGGGTTCATTGGCTCTCACCTTTGTGAGAAGCTTATGGCTGAAACCCCTCATAAGGTGCTTGCTCTTGATGTTTATAATGACAAGATTAAGCACCTTCTTGAACCTGATACGCTCCCTTGGGCCGATCGTATTCAGTTCCACCGTCTCAATATCAAGAATGATTCCAGGCTTGAGAGCCTCATCCGAATGGCAGATCTG ACGATAAATCTTGCTGCGATCTGTACTCCGGCGGACTACAATACGCGACCCCTTGATACTATCTACAGCAATTTTATCGACGCAATTCCTGTG GTGAAATACTGTTCTGGCAACAACAAACGTCTGATTCACTTTTCAACTTGCGAAGTATATGGTAAGACAATTGGAAGCTTTCTTCCAAAAGATAGCCCTCTTCGTCAG GATCCATCATATTATGTTTTGAGTGAGGATACTTCTCCTTGCATCTTTGGTCCCATTGAGAAGCAAAGATGGTCCTATGCTTGTGCGAAACAATTGATCGAAAGGCTGATTTATG CTGAGGGTGCGGAAAATGGGTTGGATTTTACGATTGTAAGACCCTTTAACTGGATCGGACCAAGGATGGACTTCATTCCTGGCATTGATGGCCCAAGTGAGGGTGTTCCAAGAGTTCTAGCTTGCTTTAGCAAT AATCTTCTACGCCGTGAGCCACTGAAGCTTGTGGATGGTGGTCAATCCCAAAGAACTTTTGTATACATCAAAGATGCGATCGAAGCAGTTCTTTTGATGATT GAAAACCCATCGAGGTCCAATGGCCAAATCTTCAATGTGGGCAACCCCAACAATGAAGTAACAGTGAAGCAGCTCGCTGAAATGATGACTGAG GTTTATGCAAAGGTAAGCGGGGAACCTTCGCTCGAGACACCAACCATTGATATAAGCTCTGAAGAATTCTACGGTGTGGGTTATGATGACAGTGACAAGAGAATTCCTGATATGACCATCATCAACAGGCAACTTG GTTGGAACCCGAAGACGTCCCTCTGGGACCTGCTGGAATCAACTCTGACCTAT
- the LOC103497985 gene encoding UDP-D-apiose/UDP-D-xylose synthase 2 isoform X1, which yields MASSNRVDLGGNPIKPITICMIGAGGFIGSHLCEKLMAETPHKVLALDVYNDKIKHLLEPDTLPWADRIQFHRLNIKNDSRLESLIRMADLTINLAAICTPADYNTRPLDTIYSNFIDAIPVVKYCSGNNKRLIHFSTCEVYGKTIGSFLPKDSPLRQDPSYYVLSEDTSPCIFGPIEKQRWSYACAKQLIERLIYAEGAENGLDFTIVRPFNWIGPRMDFIPGIDGPSEGVPRVLACFSNNLLRREPLKLVDGGQSQRTFVYIKDAIEAVLLMIENPSRSNGQIFNVGNPNNEVTVKQLAEMMTEVYAKVSGEPSLETPTIDISSEEFYGVGYDDSDKRIPDMTIINRQLGMMLCLISFHISLRLRLLATSIELHNLPQVGTRRRPSGTCWNQL from the exons ATGGCGTCCAGTAACAGAGTAGATCTAGGCGGTAACCCCATTAAGCCAATCACCATTTGCATGATTGGTGCTGGTGGGTTCATTGGCTCTCACCTTTGTGAGAAGCTTATGGCTGAAACCCCTCATAAGGTGCTTGCTCTTGATGTTTATAATGACAAGATTAAGCACCTTCTTGAACCTGATACGCTCCCTTGGGCCGATCGTATTCAGTTCCACCGTCTCAATATCAAGAATGATTCCAGGCTTGAGAGCCTCATCCGAATGGCAGATCTG ACGATAAATCTTGCTGCGATCTGTACTCCGGCGGACTACAATACGCGACCCCTTGATACTATCTACAGCAATTTTATCGACGCAATTCCTGTG GTGAAATACTGTTCTGGCAACAACAAACGTCTGATTCACTTTTCAACTTGCGAAGTATATGGTAAGACAATTGGAAGCTTTCTTCCAAAAGATAGCCCTCTTCGTCAG GATCCATCATATTATGTTTTGAGTGAGGATACTTCTCCTTGCATCTTTGGTCCCATTGAGAAGCAAAGATGGTCCTATGCTTGTGCGAAACAATTGATCGAAAGGCTGATTTATG CTGAGGGTGCGGAAAATGGGTTGGATTTTACGATTGTAAGACCCTTTAACTGGATCGGACCAAGGATGGACTTCATTCCTGGCATTGATGGCCCAAGTGAGGGTGTTCCAAGAGTTCTAGCTTGCTTTAGCAAT AATCTTCTACGCCGTGAGCCACTGAAGCTTGTGGATGGTGGTCAATCCCAAAGAACTTTTGTATACATCAAAGATGCGATCGAAGCAGTTCTTTTGATGATT GAAAACCCATCGAGGTCCAATGGCCAAATCTTCAATGTGGGCAACCCCAACAATGAAGTAACAGTGAAGCAGCTCGCTGAAATGATGACTGAG GTTTATGCAAAGGTAAGCGGGGAACCTTCGCTCGAGACACCAACCATTGATATAAGCTCTGAAGAATTCTACGGTGTGGGTTATGATGACAGTGACAAGAGAATTCCTGATATGACCATCATCAACAGGCAACTTGGTATGATGCTATGTCTCATTTCCTTTCATATTTCCCTTCGATTAAGACTGTTAGCAACTTCAATCGAACTGCACAACCTTCCGCAGGTTGGAACCCGAAGACGTCCCTCTGGGACCTGCTGGAATCAACTCTGA